The following proteins are co-located in the Brevibacillus laterosporus DSM 25 genome:
- a CDS encoding nucleotidyltransferase-like protein, with the protein MKESLLEYHQQYLWEKTMHTDVLSIMAIEQAEKIKLLSEGADLISFIVVNNHEPNWLIKQYQFKKVALEEHTVSQWQIQQWCVHGAPKRARQLLEQADIIYDKFNFIRDKMSGLLQLPNERKKQLIFKHYMALLNHFAQAKELLQQQKIPDSFQNALQALFHWACLELIEVDVLSDEPVFYRVKTIAPTVYKLYEEVVTSLEILDKRIELLLLPIEIQLMAKIKIGSEFLLDQMQNEYRPWRLAQMLELFESEHCKESMPLLLDKLVKRGLLHELFLPGEVEFLREKAYLVVHEK; encoded by the coding sequence ATGAAAGAAAGCTTGCTGGAGTATCATCAGCAGTATTTATGGGAAAAGACCATGCATACGGATGTTTTGTCTATTATGGCTATCGAGCAAGCCGAAAAAATTAAGCTTCTTTCAGAAGGTGCTGACCTCATTTCCTTTATTGTTGTGAATAATCACGAACCTAATTGGCTGATCAAACAGTATCAATTCAAAAAGGTTGCTTTGGAGGAGCACACTGTTAGTCAGTGGCAAATTCAACAATGGTGTGTACACGGGGCCCCTAAACGAGCAAGACAGCTTTTGGAACAGGCAGATATTATCTATGATAAATTTAATTTTATAAGGGATAAAATGTCCGGCCTTCTACAATTGCCAAATGAGAGGAAAAAGCAACTTATCTTTAAACATTATATGGCGCTATTAAATCATTTTGCTCAAGCTAAGGAACTATTGCAACAACAGAAGATACCCGATTCTTTTCAAAATGCTTTGCAAGCTTTGTTTCACTGGGCATGTCTTGAATTAATTGAAGTTGATGTATTATCTGATGAGCCTGTATTTTATAGAGTAAAGACTATAGCTCCGACGGTTTATAAATTATATGAAGAAGTTGTAACCAGTTTGGAAATATTGGACAAGCGGATAGAACTGCTTTTGCTTCCAATTGAGATTCAATTAATGGCTAAAATAAAAATAGGATCAGAATTTCTTTTAGATCAGATGCAAAATGAATATCGTCCATGGCGACTAGCACAAATGCTTGAGCTATTTGAATCGGAGCACTGTAAAGAAAGTATGCCACTTTTACTTGATAAGCTGGTTAAACGAGGGTTACTACACGAGCTATTCTTACCTGGAGAAGTAGAGTTTCTGCGTGAAAAAGCCTATTTAGTAGTACATGAAAAATAA